From a region of the Polyangium spumosum genome:
- a CDS encoding vWA domain-containing protein has product MFFRASRITSTTQVGHPGQRATSGFLGPRTLCALAALCVSSLGLACSASGDRDGRAFGNVEETSGAGDGGGGSNQGGAPGTGGDMFDFDGGMLGTGGGGGEEACAQTGGKAEPVELDLIILLDRSGSMYGQNWNGATAALKQFVEDPASAGINVGILYFPIDTPPDGLVCNFKHYDDLSVPIGALPANTNALVQSIDAESPNGGSTPMYGALEGALFAATAYKDANPNHKVILVFASDGDPNSCPGNQNDIPSIAGLAKSALDYNGVETYVVAINGASVLNLDQIAAAGGTQKSFDVTGNISQFAQKMNEIRSKALACEFLVPEPQGGQPLELDKATVKHTSGQGIAKEIPQAQGAADCGVGPGWYYDDPKDPKKIILCPGSCQVVQSDPDAKLDVFFGCKPDIH; this is encoded by the coding sequence ATGTTTTTCCGCGCATCCCGCATCACGAGCACCACGCAGGTCGGACATCCGGGGCAGAGGGCCACCTCCGGCTTCCTCGGCCCCAGGACCCTCTGCGCCCTCGCGGCGCTCTGCGTCTCCTCGCTCGGCCTCGCGTGCAGCGCCTCCGGCGACCGTGATGGCCGGGCTTTCGGCAACGTGGAAGAGACGAGCGGCGCGGGGGACGGCGGAGGAGGTTCGAATCAAGGCGGCGCCCCCGGCACGGGCGGCGACATGTTCGATTTCGACGGCGGCATGCTGGGCACCGGCGGAGGCGGCGGCGAGGAGGCCTGCGCCCAGACCGGCGGGAAAGCCGAGCCCGTCGAGCTCGATCTCATCATCCTGCTCGATCGTTCGGGCAGCATGTACGGCCAGAACTGGAACGGCGCGACCGCCGCGCTGAAGCAATTCGTCGAGGATCCGGCCTCGGCGGGGATCAACGTGGGTATCCTCTATTTCCCCATCGATACCCCGCCGGACGGGCTCGTTTGTAACTTCAAACATTACGACGACCTCTCCGTCCCGATCGGGGCCTTGCCCGCGAACACGAACGCCCTCGTGCAGTCCATCGACGCCGAGAGCCCGAACGGCGGCTCGACGCCCATGTACGGCGCCCTCGAAGGCGCGCTCTTCGCCGCGACCGCCTACAAGGACGCGAACCCGAACCACAAGGTCATCCTGGTCTTCGCCAGCGACGGCGATCCCAATAGCTGCCCCGGCAACCAGAACGACATCCCGAGCATCGCCGGCCTCGCGAAGAGCGCCCTCGACTACAACGGCGTCGAGACGTACGTCGTCGCCATCAATGGCGCGAGCGTCCTCAACCTCGATCAGATCGCCGCCGCGGGCGGGACCCAGAAGTCATTCGACGTGACCGGCAACATCTCGCAGTTCGCGCAGAAGATGAACGAGATCCGCTCGAAGGCCCTCGCCTGCGAGTTCCTCGTCCCCGAGCCCCAGGGCGGCCAGCCGCTCGAGCTCGACAAGGCCACCGTCAAGCACACGAGCGGCCAGGGTATCGCGAAGGAGATCCCGCAGGCCCAGGGCGCCGCCGACTGCGGCGTGGGCCCTGGCTGGTATTACGACGACCCGAAGGACCCGAAGAAGATCATCCTCTGCCCCGGCTCGTGCCAGGTCGTCCAGAGCGATCCGGACGCGAAGCTCGACGTCTTCTTCGGGTGCAAGCCCGACATTCACTGA
- a CDS encoding tetratricopeptide repeat protein, whose amino-acid sequence MMDSPRTVLVLLFVGLLAGCGSSGPRPEAKRPAPKAAVGPVVEVSPVVVSPYSEAELVAEFERAKALLLAGKHHEAAEVFDKLERFAPDGEIGAASLYNAAVGYEALGERETAAARHRELLRRFPGHALERSALFRLGRVLAYLERWSELVVVADKLLARKDLVVLEQIEARGARALGLVEQDLVDEAAREVSVARDLVERERLGVSGKPPIELAQLWFAVGEVRRKRSEAITFVPVPPNFAETLEKRCQGLLDAQGAYTEAMRSLDAHWSAMAGYRVGQLYQELHRDVMRVPPPAAADTLREKQLFEGAMRLRYRVLLEKGLDMMKGTARLGDRTGEASAWIGRAREAERALELALADEKAALARLPFTEEELREALEALKKKP is encoded by the coding sequence ATGATGGATTCTCCCCGTACGGTCCTCGTGCTCCTTTTCGTCGGCCTGCTCGCCGGTTGTGGTTCGTCCGGCCCTCGCCCCGAGGCGAAGCGCCCGGCGCCGAAGGCAGCGGTCGGACCCGTGGTCGAGGTCTCGCCCGTCGTGGTCTCGCCCTACAGCGAAGCCGAGCTCGTCGCGGAGTTCGAGCGGGCGAAGGCGCTGCTCCTCGCCGGAAAACACCACGAGGCCGCCGAGGTCTTCGACAAGCTCGAGCGGTTCGCGCCGGACGGTGAGATCGGGGCCGCGAGCCTCTACAACGCGGCCGTCGGTTACGAGGCGCTCGGGGAGCGCGAGACTGCGGCCGCGCGGCATCGCGAGCTCCTGCGTCGCTTCCCCGGCCACGCGCTCGAGCGCAGCGCGCTCTTTCGTCTCGGTCGCGTCCTCGCGTACCTCGAGCGCTGGAGCGAGCTCGTCGTGGTGGCGGACAAGCTCCTCGCGCGGAAGGACCTCGTGGTGCTCGAGCAGATCGAGGCGCGCGGGGCGCGGGCGCTCGGCCTCGTCGAGCAGGACCTCGTGGACGAGGCGGCGCGTGAGGTCTCGGTGGCGCGGGACCTCGTGGAGCGCGAGCGGCTCGGCGTGTCGGGCAAGCCTCCGATCGAGCTCGCGCAGCTCTGGTTCGCGGTGGGCGAGGTGCGGCGCAAGCGCAGCGAGGCGATCACGTTCGTGCCCGTGCCGCCGAACTTCGCCGAGACGCTCGAGAAGCGTTGCCAGGGCCTGCTCGACGCGCAGGGGGCGTACACCGAGGCGATGCGCAGCCTCGACGCCCACTGGTCGGCGATGGCGGGTTACCGCGTGGGGCAGCTCTACCAGGAGCTCCACCGCGACGTGATGCGGGTGCCTCCGCCCGCGGCGGCGGACACGCTTCGCGAGAAGCAGCTCTTCGAGGGGGCGATGCGGCTGCGGTACCGCGTGCTCCTCGAGAAGGGGCTCGACATGATGAAGGGGACGGCGCGGCTCGGGGATCGGACGGGGGAAGCGTCGGCCTGGATCGGTCGGGCGCGCGAGGCCGAGCGCGCGCTCGAGCTCGCGCTCGCCGACGAGAAGGCGGCGCTCGCGCGGCTCCCGTTCACCGAGGAGGAGCTGCGCGAGGCCCTGGAGGCGTTGAAGAAGAAGCCGTAG